One window of Bacillus alkalicellulosilyticus genomic DNA carries:
- the cysC gene encoding adenylyl-sulfate kinase, giving the protein MANQINENIVWHDTTISKQDRQKKNNHKSCILWFTGLSGAGKSTLANAVEKKLYENHIHSYVLDGDNVRHGLNKGLGFSDEDRKENIRRIGEVAKLFIDAGVITCTAFISPFREDRDKVREIVEEGEFIEVYVKCSLETCEQRDPKGLYKKARAGEIPEFTGISSPYEEPNAPELIVETDKLSIEEAADQVLLYLQAKAII; this is encoded by the coding sequence ATGGCAAATCAAATTAATGAAAATATTGTATGGCATGATACGACGATTTCAAAACAAGATCGTCAAAAAAAGAACAATCATAAAAGCTGTATTCTTTGGTTCACAGGTTTATCTGGGGCTGGAAAATCAACCCTGGCTAATGCAGTCGAAAAGAAGCTATATGAAAATCACATTCATAGCTATGTGTTAGATGGAGACAATGTTCGCCACGGATTAAACAAAGGATTAGGTTTCAGTGATGAAGATAGAAAAGAAAATATTCGCAGAATTGGTGAAGTTGCAAAACTATTCATTGATGCGGGTGTGATTACATGTACAGCATTTATTTCTCCGTTTCGAGAAGACCGCGACAAGGTTCGTGAGATTGTCGAAGAAGGTGAATTTATCGAAGTGTATGTGAAATGCTCGTTAGAAACTTGTGAGCAACGCGACCCAAAAGGGTTATATAAAAAGGCGAGAGCAGGCGAGATACCGGAGTTTACAGGAATTAGTTCACCATATGAAGAACCGAATGCACCAGAACTAATTGTCGAAACAGATAAGCTATCAATTGAAGAAGCAGCTGATCAAGTGTTATTATATTTACAGGCAAAAGCGATTATTTAA